A single window of Mycosarcoma maydis chromosome 1, whole genome shotgun sequence DNA harbors:
- a CDS encoding putative neutral amino acid permease — protein MASTGLPSSLGDRSSGSVSPTQTVDVEKNGASHDEPVKVSQTQPATQTEFGEKREQYRSEEDYMYEQQKRSEGDHKFHRLGWKKLTVCLIVEAIALGALSIPSAFATLGMVAGVIVCIGIGLIAIYTSYIVGQVKVKFPQVSHYADAGQLMMGRFGYELVGAMFALQLTLLVGSHCLTGTIAFLNLSNNAICSLAFGVISAIILFIVAVPPSFSEVAILGYIDFASIIIAIGVVIIGTGIRKSQPEHALTLTEWSAWPKEGTTFADAWVALTNIVFAYSFAVCQFSFMDEMHTPTDYVKSIWALGIIEIVIYTVTGALIYAFVGTEVKSPALLSAGTTLSKVAFGIALPVIFISGSINTTVVARYVHGRMFKNSVIRYINTKMGWLTWLGLVALITVIAWVIAEAIPFFSDLLGIMSALFISGFTFYLPALMWFLLIKEGKWNATRWNTILSVVNAIVFVLGLLILVCGTYASVQDIIDQYNKGTVRGSFTCGPIG, from the coding sequence ATGGCATCCACAGGCCTTCCCTCCTCTCTGGGAGATCGATCAAGCGGTTCGGTCTCGCCTACTCAGActgtcgacgtcgaaaAGAACGGCGCTTCTCACGATGAGCCTGTCAAGGTCTCCCAGACACAACCCGCGACGCAGACCGAGTTCGGCGAGAAACGCGAGCAGTACCGCAGCGAGGAGGATTACATgtacgagcagcagaagcgttCCGAAGGTGACCACAAGTTCCATCGTCTCGGCTGGAAGAAGCTCACCGTCTGCCTCATCGTCGAAGCCATTGCTCTCGGTGCTCTATCCATCCCCTCTGCGTTCGCCACACTTGGAATGGTGGCTGGTGTGATTGTCTGCATCGGCATTGGTCTCATTGCCATCTATACGAGTTACATCGTCGGTCAAGTCAAGGTCAAATTCCCTCAAGTCTCGCATTATGCCGACGCTGGTCAGCTCATGATGGGTCGCTTTGGCtacgagctcgtcggtgcCATGTTTGCTCTTCAGTTGACGCTACTGGTTGGCTCTCACTGTCTCACCGGTACCATCGCATTCCTCAACTTGAGCAACAACGCCatctgctcgctcgcctttGGCGTCATTTCGgccatcatcctcttcatcgTTGCCGTTCCTCCCTCGTTCTCCGAGGTGGCCATTCTGGGTTACATTGACTTCGCATCGATTATCATCGCCATTGGTGTTGTCATCATTGGTACAGGTATCAGAAAAAGCCAGCCCGAGCACGCACTTACGCTGACAGAATGGTCGGCATGGCCAAAGGAAGGCACCACCTTTGCTGATGCTTGGGTAGCTCTCACAAACATTGTCTTTGCCTACTCGTTTGCCGTCTGCCAATTCTCCTTCATGGACGAGATGCACACGCCCACCGACTATGTCAAGAGTATCTGGGCGCTCGGCATCATTGAGATTGTCATCTACACCGTCACTGGTGCCCTCATCTACGCCTTTGTTGGCACAGAGGTCAAGTCTCCAGCGCTGCTCTCTGCAGGCACCACGCTCTCCAAGGTCGCATTTGGCATCGCTCTGCCTGTCATTTTTATCTCGGGCTCCATCAACACCACAGTGGTTGCGAGATATGTTCACGGTCGTATGTTTAAGAACTCGGTCATCCGATACATCAACACCAAGATGGGCTGGTTGACATGGCTCGGACTTGTCGCTCTCATTACCGTCATCGCCTGGGTGATCGCAGAGGCAATCCCCTTCTTTTCCGATCTTCTCGGCATCATGTCGGCGCTGTTCATCTCGGGCTTCACCTTCTACTTGCCAGCATTGATGTGGTTCTTGCTGATCAAGGAAGGCAAGTGGAACGCGACTCGCTGGAACACGATCCTTAGCGTTGTCAATGCGATCGTGTTCGTGTTGGGCCTGCTCATCCTGGTCTGCGGAACTTACGCTTCGGTTCAGGATATCATTGACCAGTACAACAAAGGCACAGTGCGAGGATCATTCACTTGCGGGCCCATCGGATAG